GCCTCGCGATGGTTGCGGGCTTCGTGAAAGGCCCGCACCTCGTCAAGAAGCAGGACGTAGGGGTCCGTGTCGAAAAGGGTGGTCCGCCCGGCAAACAACCGTCGTTTGACCCGTTCGCATAAAAGCGTCCCCTGGGCGTTTCCATCCAGATATTTTTCCAGCAGGGCAAACTTCATGATAGACTTGAAGGGGTTTTCCAGGGATTTGACAATGGTCCACAGGGAGGCCCCGAGGATGGCCTCGTCCTCCACGCGCCGCACGTTGCCCGTGTCCAGGATGTCCGTGGCGGCCGGAGCGCCCTGGCGCGTCAGACGGTCGAGGGTCCGGGAGTAGGCCTCGTCGCCGACCCCGGGGGCGACGAACCACCAGGCCGGCTTGCGTCCGGCCAGAAACAGGGCCGTCCGTAAAAATTCCTCCTTGAGCAGCATGGCCCGGGCCTGGCCGCATTGCTCCTCGTCCCCGAGCCCCAGGCGGTTTTCCCTGATGTCGGCGTCGGTCATGACGAAAAAATGGGCCTCAATGCTGCGCGAGGCGGCCAAGGCCCGCAGCCCGTCCATTTTCTTGCGAAAGCGGTCGATCTGACGCCGAGAGGCGTCGTCGTCGGCCAGACAGACCCAGATGTCCAGGTCCGAGGCCTGTCCCTGGGCCACGGTGCCCAGGCTGCCCATGGCGAAAAGCCCGAGGATGGCCACGGCGTTTTGGGCGGGGGTAAACGGCGGGCAGGCCTCGCCCATGATGTGGCACATGGCCGAAAACGCCGAAAAACTTGGATGGTGTCCTGTGATCCGGCCCGGAACCGCCGCGACCCAGCCCTTGGCGGTCCAGGCGCGGGGCGTTTCCAAAAGGCTTGGAAGGCAGCGCAGAAAATCCGCATCGGGCTCGCCCAGCTTTTCCAGGGCCCAGTCCAGGCGGCGGCGATTGTGGGTCAGGACGGCGACCCGACGATGCACGGTTTCCATGTCGAAACACCAGGATTCCACCAGTCGGGTGGCCAACGACAGGTCGCCGCCGCCCGGCCGCACCGGCGCCATGGCGGGCTGCGGGGCGAGGGCCAGGCGCTTCAGACGATTGCGGACGGACAGACGATGGGCCGAAAGCAGGGCGGGTTCGTCGGTGTGCAGGGAAGAAAACGTGCATTCGGAAAGCGTCGTGCCGCGAACATGGCATCCCGAGGCCGCAAGGTCGTCGAATACGGTTTTTGCGAAAACGCAGTCGTCCAGGTTCACCCCGAAAAACCTCGTCCGGGAAAGCACGGCCTGGGTGAAATTGCCCATGGCGAACAGGGTGCGCGAGGCCTCGAAGTCCGCCGTGCGCAGGCCGTAAAAATCTCCTTCATGCACGGCGCACCCCGTCACGCGCAGTTCCCTGATCTCGGCGTCATCGAGCCATGCCCCGTACAGGTCGCTCCCGGAGAAGACGAGCCCCTTGGCGGAAATTCCGGAAAACCGGCACATGTCGAGACGGCAGGCCTCGAAGCGCACCCCGGCCATCCGGGCCAGGGCGAAATCCACCTTTTTCAGGCGGCAGTCGCGAAAGACCACCCGGCTCAGCACGCACCGGGAAAGATCCACGCAGTCCAGGTTCACCTTGGTCAGCACCACATCGCGCAGTTCGATCCCCGGTCGCGCCACGCCCGACACAGCCGTGCCGACAAGTTCGCCACCGTTTTTTACGGTATCCAGAACCGAGGGTTTCGTCTCCCCGCCGGAGAGCGTTTTTTCCAATCCGACAAAGGACTTGAGCTTGCCCAGCAGGCTTTCGGCCTCGGGCTGCGGCAGGGGTTCGATCCGCGTGCGACGGGGCTTTGGGGGCATGGCCCGGTCAGCCGCCTTCACTTCGCCGTCCAGGGCGTCGAAAAGCGGCGGCAGATCGCCTGGGCGTGCGCCATGGCTCACGCGGGTCTCGTCCAGAAGCGCCTGTAAACGCTCATCCCCGCTTCGGGCCAGAAAAAAGAGGAACTCCCCGAGAAAAACAGGACGCAGCGGCTCCGGCAGGGTGCGAATGAATACGGGAAACTGGGGACGCAACAGAAAAACCGGGACCGCCAGCAGGCAGCGGCGCAAGGCGGCGCGACCGGCGTAGAGGGCGGCGGCCATTTTGGCCGCCCGGGCCGGGTCGATACGGCTGACGGCCTCCAGAATGGCCAGGGCGGCCTGGGGGTCATCATCGGACAACGCGGGCAGGTCGGCAAGGACGGCGGCCAGTTCGGGGTGTGCGGCGCAGGGTTGCTCGGCCAGGGCCCGGCACAGATCCGCCAGGGTCTCTCCGGGTAGTCCGGCGGCTTTGCGCAAA
Above is a genomic segment from Desulfolutivibrio sulfodismutans DSM 3696 containing:
- a CDS encoding class I adenylate cyclase → MPTPPLDILADILRRALFSQAGPDYTALSPLLRQAMAFLDREDPGVPATQGYAADVASLTAAMIEDSHSPGFIKSGLEILLRLGYAGESLALSFASKDTLSGEHLGAILGALPVEAKLLFANAILRFPRSGRPELQRFAQNALETAIDQSPDDILVLLDTLHLRGEAPCLPLRDECLHGRLGQWLERLVKMDLYPEQVAFLSRMAAVLRSGDLAESLLRKAAGLPGETLADLCRALAEQPCAAHPELAAVLADLPALSDDDPQAALAILEAVSRIDPARAAKMAAALYAGRAALRRCLLAVPVFLLRPQFPVFIRTLPEPLRPVFLGEFLFFLARSGDERLQALLDETRVSHGARPGDLPPLFDALDGEVKAADRAMPPKPRRTRIEPLPQPEAESLLGKLKSFVGLEKTLSGGETKPSVLDTVKNGGELVGTAVSGVARPGIELRDVVLTKVNLDCVDLSRCVLSRVVFRDCRLKKVDFALARMAGVRFEACRLDMCRFSGISAKGLVFSGSDLYGAWLDDAEIRELRVTGCAVHEGDFYGLRTADFEASRTLFAMGNFTQAVLSRTRFFGVNLDDCVFAKTVFDDLAASGCHVRGTTLSECTFSSLHTDEPALLSAHRLSVRNRLKRLALAPQPAMAPVRPGGGDLSLATRLVESWCFDMETVHRRVAVLTHNRRRLDWALEKLGEPDADFLRCLPSLLETPRAWTAKGWVAAVPGRITGHHPSFSAFSAMCHIMGEACPPFTPAQNAVAILGLFAMGSLGTVAQGQASDLDIWVCLADDDASRRQIDRFRKKMDGLRALAASRSIEAHFFVMTDADIRENRLGLGDEEQCGQARAMLLKEEFLRTALFLAGRKPAWWFVAPGVGDEAYSRTLDRLTRQGAPAATDILDTGNVRRVEDEAILGASLWTIVKSLENPFKSIMKFALLEKYLDGNAQGTLLCERVKRRLFAGRTTLFDTDPYVLLLDEVRAFHEARNHREALSLLRMAFIQKTGIDPQDPGSMARQDQPGQSGGEGLFRAGHFFDLDECRAVRQSPEAPASGPAESGGIAELTAAGKHIADFLFGTYERIRERLFIDETDHAAEPDRRDLAVFGRRILSRFGARKNKIGRIPFVRPPNGLLQSLEILFDEQEHGFSARGECRSPDGRKAPEYIRSERSLERLAAWLAANGIYSPGVYLKAASVKAPLSVPDIQGLFAALAAAFPVKDTFSPPLAEGLAPERITRALLLINLHMPREEKDITEVGLYYSTNWGELFFVEGTQALGLLEHAPHDFVRYNTGLDVDPLARIETFVPAKAACPRLNLSFYT